Genomic segment of Thermotoga sp.:
TCCCACTCCCTAAGGTTTTCATGTACCCAAAGAAATCAAGTTCTTCTGAAGTCAGGATACTTTCATCCAATATATCAAACTGGATAACGTCACGATCTTTTGCAACTTTAGCAGGTTTCCAACCGTGTTTTTTCACAAGAGCATTGAAAATGTGATGCCTCATACTGGCTCGTGAAAAGAAGGTATAGACGCCATCATTTCTTCGAAGTTTTTTTAATGATTGAATATTGTTCGCTATATTTTCATCTCTGTTCACAGCAGAAGCTTCAAAAACAACCGTAGCAGTAATTGCCTTTAGATTACTCATTTT
This window contains:
- the cas7i gene encoding type I-B CRISPR-associated protein Cas7/Cst2/DevR gives rise to the protein MSNLKAITATVVFEASAVNRDENIANNIQSLKKLRRNDGVYTFFSRASMRHHIFNALVKKHGWKPAKVAKDRDVIQFDILDESILTSEELDFFGYMKTLGSGNISISRKAPVGMTKAISLERWEGDMAFYANHDLVQRAREIGENADPNPFSKEEHLSLYKYSVVVDLENIGKERIVI